One segment of Gilliamella sp. ESL0441 DNA contains the following:
- the dnaG gene encoding DNA primase: MKGQIPRDFILELIARSSILDVISKRVKMKKQGNNYFGCCPFHDEKTASFSLNEKKQIYYCFGCGATGSVVTFLMQYERLSFPEAIEELASMQGIRVPYVDSENNQIDRSKHIESRNVRRDLYELMAKITHFYQQQLALPTSTAANQYLEQRGLNAEIINRYKIGFAPNEWRLTLQNVVKTKTEAELYNQAGMLVTNDNGNQYDRFRGRIMFPIRDRQGNVIAFGGRTIINDNAKYINSPETSIFHKGFQLYGLYEAQEVNRNPKQLMVVEGYMDVVSLAQFGIDYAVAALGTATSEEHIKLLFRATDSVIFCYDGDNAGRSAAWRALNVLLPCLIDGKEITFAFLPQDEDPDSLVRKIGKDGFESYLQTAPNLSKFLFDELLKQVDLKTPEGKAKLSSLALPLLDQVKAKAFRLNLLQQLGKYLGLLDVSQLEQLLRTSRAKGNEKTVVNTPVSQVKLTTMRILIGLLIQYPYLAKQVTDIQAVSQVKMAGIEFFIELLELCQHYPNITTAQILTEYIDKPFYKQLNRLATWEHHYQDNQIESIFSHTLKELYDNILAQRQDELIAKERVSGLSTAEKKELATLILVLSKKD; the protein is encoded by the coding sequence ATGAAAGGTCAAATTCCTCGCGATTTTATTTTAGAACTCATCGCTCGATCCAGCATTCTTGATGTGATCAGCAAACGCGTTAAAATGAAAAAACAAGGAAATAACTATTTTGGTTGTTGTCCTTTTCATGATGAAAAAACCGCTTCTTTTTCGCTTAACGAAAAAAAACAGATCTATTATTGCTTTGGCTGTGGTGCGACGGGTTCTGTCGTCACTTTCTTGATGCAATATGAACGCTTATCATTTCCAGAAGCTATCGAAGAATTAGCTAGTATGCAAGGGATTCGTGTTCCTTATGTTGATAGCGAAAATAATCAAATAGATCGATCCAAACATATTGAATCTCGTAATGTTCGCCGTGATTTGTATGAGTTGATGGCTAAAATAACCCATTTTTACCAACAACAATTAGCACTGCCAACGTCAACCGCCGCTAATCAATACCTTGAGCAACGTGGATTAAATGCCGAAATTATTAATCGGTATAAAATTGGTTTTGCGCCAAATGAATGGCGATTAACTTTGCAAAATGTGGTCAAAACCAAAACAGAAGCCGAGCTTTACAATCAAGCTGGTATGTTAGTCACGAATGATAATGGTAACCAATATGATCGCTTTCGTGGTCGGATTATGTTCCCGATTCGTGACAGACAAGGTAATGTGATTGCGTTTGGTGGGCGAACGATTATTAATGATAATGCGAAATATATTAATTCCCCTGAAACCTCTATTTTCCATAAAGGGTTTCAGTTGTATGGACTTTATGAAGCGCAAGAAGTCAATCGTAATCCTAAACAACTGATGGTGGTTGAAGGATATATGGATGTCGTATCGCTTGCCCAATTTGGTATTGATTATGCTGTTGCGGCACTTGGTACTGCAACGTCTGAAGAGCATATTAAACTGTTATTTAGAGCAACAGATTCTGTCATATTTTGTTATGACGGTGATAACGCCGGGCGTAGTGCAGCTTGGCGAGCACTTAATGTCTTATTACCTTGCTTGATTGACGGTAAAGAAATAACTTTTGCTTTTTTACCTCAGGATGAAGATCCGGATAGCTTGGTTCGAAAAATAGGTAAAGACGGATTCGAGTCCTATTTGCAAACTGCGCCGAATTTATCTAAATTTTTATTCGATGAGCTTTTAAAACAAGTTGATCTAAAAACGCCAGAGGGAAAAGCAAAATTAAGTTCACTTGCTTTACCACTGCTTGATCAAGTAAAAGCAAAGGCATTTCGTTTAAATTTATTGCAACAATTAGGTAAATATTTGGGATTACTAGATGTGTCTCAATTAGAACAATTGTTGCGGACAAGTCGAGCGAAAGGCAATGAAAAAACTGTAGTCAATACACCTGTATCACAGGTAAAACTAACTACAATGCGTATTTTGATCGGCTTATTAATACAGTATCCTTATCTTGCTAAGCAAGTTACCGATATTCAGGCGGTTAGTCAGGTAAAAATGGCGGGTATCGAATTTTTTATCGAACTACTTGAATTATGCCAACATTACCCAAATATAACTACTGCACAGATTTTAACTGAATACATCGATAAACCGTTTTATAAACAATTAAACCGTTTAGCAACATGGGAGCACCATTATCAAGACAATCAAATAGAGTCAATTTTTTCGCATACGTTAAAAGAGTTATATGATAATATACTCGCCCAACGGCAAGATGAACTGATCGCAAAAGAGAGAGT
- the rpsU gene encoding 30S ribosomal protein S21 codes for MPVIKVRENEPFDVALRRFKRSCEKAGVLAEVRNREFYEKPTTIRKRAKAAAVKRHAKKLERENARRTRLY; via the coding sequence ATGCCAGTAATTAAAGTACGTGAAAATGAACCTTTCGATGTAGCATTACGTCGTTTTAAACGTTCTTGCGAAAAAGCAGGAGTTTTAGCTGAAGTTCGTAACCGTGAATTTTATGAAAAACCAACAACAATTCGTAAACGAGCTAAAGCAGCAGCGGTTAAACGTCATGCTAAAAAGTTAGAAAGAGAAAACGCTCGTCGCACTCGTTTATATTAA